One halophilic archaeon DL31 genomic region harbors:
- a CDS encoding hypothetical protein (KEGG: nmg:Nmag_2099 hypothetical protein) has protein sequence MVDDQYRGLLTEREREIIKGDADVSDNYRYRVVSRIRTKIENVDGDIEILAKNREDLLKELREVVCEDDK, from the coding sequence ATGGTTGATGACCAGTATCGTGGTCTCCTCACCGAACGTGAGCGGGAAATTATCAAAGGAGACGCCGATGTCTCCGATAACTACCGGTATAGAGTCGTTAGTCGAATCCGTACCAAGATTGAGAACGTAGATGGAGACATTGAGATTTTAGCCAAGAATCGGGAAGACCTGCTTAAGGAATTACGTGAGGTTGTCTGCGAAGACGATAAGTGA
- a CDS encoding hypothetical protein (KEGG: hla:Hlac_2816 hypothetical protein), protein MNHSTLTTKESIDNRLIEEISQLQQFSLGEGAAVCEVCGDKLREGAPIVVFVFRPADQTAFQVGHVKCVDCRHEPTEYFTLGVRELVLEGRVGTCSDPATQSSWQVLLAPQPRAVSPADATSVQPLPGVAWFRRPIARSDAFVAADCASTRKPWQRPVVPANNADYEGASELGSESAGDDLTETTAPHAADGGRSGGAR, encoded by the coding sequence ATGAATCACTCGACACTAACAACGAAAGAATCCATCGACAATCGGTTAATTGAAGAAATATCACAATTACAACAATTTTCGCTCGGGGAAGGGGCCGCAGTTTGTGAAGTCTGCGGTGATAAACTGCGGGAAGGCGCTCCGATCGTCGTGTTCGTCTTCCGACCGGCCGACCAAACAGCCTTCCAGGTCGGACACGTGAAATGCGTTGACTGTCGGCACGAGCCGACGGAGTACTTTACGTTGGGTGTGCGTGAGCTCGTGCTGGAGGGTCGTGTCGGCACGTGCAGTGATCCTGCGACCCAGTCATCGTGGCAAGTACTACTGGCTCCACAGCCGCGCGCTGTGAGTCCGGCGGACGCGACCTCGGTGCAACCCTTGCCGGGTGTGGCGTGGTTCCGACGCCCGATCGCGCGGAGCGATGCGTTCGTTGCTGCGGATTGCGCTTCGACGCGTAAGCCGTGGCAGCGACCGGTGGTGCCGGCTAACAACGCGGACTACGAGGGTGCGTCCGAGCTCGGATCGGAGTCAGCGGGTGACGACTTGACTGAAACTACTGCTCCACACGCTGCTGATGGCGGCCGATCGGGAGGTGCTCGGTGA
- a CDS encoding hypothetical protein (KEGG: hla:Hlac_2815 hypothetical protein) has translation MQGEQDAQGFDASHLDFDFDFPRLVDETAFPDIYVGLDIDL, from the coding sequence ATGCAAGGGGAGCAAGACGCGCAGGGCTTCGACGCCTCGCACCTCGACTTCGATTTCGACTTCCCGCGTCTCGTCGATGAAACGGCGTTCCCAGACATCTACGTCGGCCTTGATATCGACTTGTGA
- a CDS encoding hypothetical protein (KEGG: hla:Hlac_3402 hypothetical protein) encodes MNFCEECGVLVVPGADGEQCTDCNPTGGAPILSRQAETVGTELEKLSSTKSGAIRKKNAVKWLRNCERPSSSELKRSMLPKPARFEGSTFETDISNIRVTGDAQFIETIAGLLKPILDLENDETRVELNLQRTKIRDTKRYTGNYQYFTKPLS; translated from the coding sequence ATGAATTTTTGTGAGGAGTGTGGTGTTCTTGTAGTACCTGGTGCAGATGGTGAGCAGTGTACGGATTGCAACCCGACAGGCGGGGCACCAATTCTCTCTCGTCAAGCAGAGACGGTTGGAACCGAGCTTGAGAAACTCTCTTCGACGAAGAGCGGTGCTATCCGAAAAAAGAATGCAGTGAAGTGGCTTCGAAACTGTGAGAGGCCTAGCTCGTCAGAATTGAAGCGGTCGATGCTCCCGAAACCGGCTAGGTTCGAAGGTAGCACGTTCGAAACAGACATTTCAAATATTCGTGTTACCGGTGATGCACAGTTCATTGAGACCATTGCAGGGCTTCTCAAACCGATTCTTGATCTTGAAAACGATGAGACACGTGTTGAATTGAATCTTCAGCGAACAAAAATCCGAGATACAAAGCGGTATACTGGCAATTATCAGTACTTCACAAAGCCGCTTAGTTAG